From the Armatimonadota bacterium genome, the window ACAACCGATTAAGTGGGGGGCGGATATCGTAGTGCATTCCACCACCAAGTTCATTGGCGGGCACGGCACCTCCATCGGCGGCGTGATCGTCGATTCAGGCAAGTTCGACTGGGGCAACGGCAACTTCCCCGATTTCACCTCCCCCGACCCTTCCTATCACGGGCTGGTGCTGTGGGATTTGCCGGAACCACTGAAGTCCATGAGCTTCATCCTCAAAGCGCGCCTGCAGATGATGCGCGACATCGGTGCGTGCATGAGTCCGTTCAACGCCTTCCTGTTCCTGCAGGGTCTGGAAACGCTGCACCTGCGCATGGAAAGACACAGCGACAACGCCATGAAGGTCGCCCGATTCCTTGAAGAACACCCTTGCGTGAGCTGGGTGAGCTATCCCGGGCTGCCCTCTCACCCCACTCACGAAACGGCGAAGAAATACCACAAGGGCGGTCGCTATGGCGCGATTATCGGCTTCGGTATCAGGGGTGGCTATGAGGCGGGCAAGCAGTTCATCAACGAACTGAAACTGTTCTCGCTGCTGGCGAACATTGGCGACGCCAAGTCGCTGGTTATCCATCCCGCATCCACCACACACCAACAGTTGACACCCGAAGAACAGCTGGAGACCGGTGTCACGCCCGACTTCATCCGCCTGTCCATCGGCATCGAGGACATAGAGGACATCATCGCCGACCTGGATCAGGCGTTGCGCAAGGCAGCACGGGTGTGAACTTTCGCCATGCGGTCGCGTCTATGAATCGGGCAAACTCCAGAACACAAGGAGGAAGGTAAGATGCGAACCGCATGGCAAAACCGACTGGTGTGGGTGCTGGGTGTTGTAGTTGCTCTGGGGGCAGTGCTTGCGCTGTGGCAGAGCACGCAAGCGCAGTTAGAGGTTCCTCCCGCGCCGAACGACATGGTGGCGATGCAACCGGGGCAACCGCTGCCCCCGCCGCCCGGCCCTGGTGTGCCGCCAGGGCAGCCCCCTGTAGGACAGCCGTTCCCGGGCTTTGGCGAGCGACTTGCACTGGGACAGGTCGCGATTGCGGCAAACAGCGAATACGTGTACGTGGTGCGAGGCAATATGCTATATCAATTCTCGGCGAAGACTCTGGAGCTGGTAAAATCCGCCGAGTTGCCTCGCCCGCAGATTCGCCGCCCGGCGGCTGGTGCAGAGACACAGCCCCAAAATCCACAACGCCTGCGCCGTCGGCTACAGGATCAAGCACAGCCGCCAGCGGGGCAACCGTAGTAGGCAAAGCGTTTGGAGGGATGCGCTCCGTCGTATCCCGGAGCACGTCATTCTGAGCGTTAGCGAAGCATCTCAAGGTATCGCAAGACAAGATTCTTCGCTCCGCTCAGAATGACACACAGAGTGACATATACCCGTATGACTACTTCAGCGACCCGTAAAAGCTCCCTTCGCCCCACCTCGGCGC encodes:
- the met17 gene encoding O-acetylhomoserine aminocarboxypropyltransferase → MAFGPNEAELHFDTLAVHGGQQPDPTTLARAVPIYQTTSYLFTDADHAARLFALEEFGNIYTRIMNPTVDVFEKRMALLEGGVGALATSSGQAAETLAILTILKAGDEVVSANSLYGGTYNLFRHTLPKMGITVRFVDPIDPNNFRKALTPRTKLFYAEMVGNPKLDTLDVEAVANIAHEAGIPLMVDNTMPTPALIQPIKWGADIVVHSTTKFIGGHGTSIGGVIVDSGKFDWGNGNFPDFTSPDPSYHGLVLWDLPEPLKSMSFILKARLQMMRDIGACMSPFNAFLFLQGLETLHLRMERHSDNAMKVARFLEEHPCVSWVSYPGLPSHPTHETAKKYHKGGRYGAIIGFGIRGGYEAGKQFINELKLFSLLANIGDAKSLVIHPASTTHQQLTPEEQLETGVTPDFIRLSIGIEDIEDIIADLDQALRKAARV